In the Bacillus sp. FJAT-42376 genome, GTCATGGCAGCGGAACTGACAGCTCCTGCCTCTTCTCCGTATTCCAGCGCTTTCGCTGTTCCGACTCCGTGGGATGCGGCTCCGAAACCTATTCCAACGGCCATAGCGTGCCGGATTTTAAGTTTTTTCATCACATATGGTCCAAACATGGATCCTGATATTCCGGCTGCCATTACATAAACAGCGGCGAGTGCCGGGATTCCATGAATGAGGGATGCAATATCCATTGCAACCGGAGCAGTCACCGATTTTGGAAGAAGGGATCGGACGATTTCAGGATTCATCCCGAATAAAATGGCCATATACATCCCGCTGAACAGACCCATCAGTGTACCTGCAAGACAGGCACCTGCGAGCAGCAGGATATGCTGTTTTAATCGGTCCCATTGTTCATGCAGCGGAAATGCAAGTGCTGTCACTGCCGGACCGAGAAACATGCTTATATAGGATCCGCCCTTCATATAGGACTGGTAGGAGGTTCCTGTCAGCAGCAGCACGATGATCAGCATGGCTGTGCTTGTTAAGATAGGAAGCAGAAAAGGGCTCGGAAACCGACTGTGCAATTTTTGCAGTAACTTGAAACAGAGAATAGTACCTGCAAAGGATACAAGGGCCGTCATCATATTTCGGTCCCCTCTTCCCCGTGTTTTGCTGCTTTTCTTTCAAGAAGCTGCTCCGTCCCCCATGAGGAGAGGGACATGACTAAAAAGGTGCTTATGAGAGCAGCTGCCAAGCTTAAAATGCCTTTTCCTTCAAAAAGGTGAAGATATTGAATAAGCCCGACCGTACCAGGCACAAACAAAAGAGTTAAATTCTTCAGCAGAAACGAACTTCCTTCCCTGATCCATTCCGTTTTCACCCACCCTGCTCTTAAAAGGGCGAAAAGCAAGATCATTCCGATAATACTGCCGGGTACTTTGAGGTGTGTGAGCTTTTGAATCAGCATGCCAGCCAGGCTAAACCCAAAAAGAACCGCAGTCTGCAAGGCGATGGTTGAATATTTCATTTGGAACCCGCTTTCATCAGCTGAAAGGAACGAACCGTTTCATACTTGGGGGTTCTTTCTGGATGTGTTTGAAGCAATTCAAAGGAAGCTGCTTCAAACGGGGGAATTTTTAACCCATCCCCTGCCTGCACGCCTGTATAAGGAGCTTTGCTGTCCCATTTTCTTGCCAGAGTAATATGGGGAACGAACGGTTTGGAATCGAGCTTGAACCCATTTTTTATACATTGGGAATAGATTTGTTCCCTTAAATCCGCTAAAGCATCGGATGCCTGTACCCCGAGCCATAAAATTCTTGGGGAATCCTGATGACCGAATGTATGGATGCTTTCAAATTCCAGAGAAAACGGCGGGAACTTCCCTTCTATTTTATCGGCTAAAGCTCCCATTAAATGAATCAGATGCGAATCTTCAGGCGGTTCTCCAAGAAAGGCCAGTGTAATATGGTAATCAAGCGGGTGAACCCACCGCTTGAACGATAACCGGTCCTTCCCGCGGATGAAATGGTGAATGGCTTCTGACTGCCGGACCGGAATCCGGACAGCTAGAAAGTAATGTATACCCATCTTATACCCTCTTTGCTATAAACTCTTATGAACTATTCTAACAAATGAATGGACGGGTTACACAATCCAAAGACTAGGTAAAGGATGATTATTTTTGATATGATATCTTTAAATAGTGTCTGGAGGAATAACATATGGACGTGGCAAATAATATGGCAGATTTAATCGGGAGAACGCCTCTCGTTAAGCTGAACCGTCTTGCACCGGAAGGCGGAGCACAAATTTATCTGAAGCTCGAATTCTTCAATCCAAGCAAAAGCGTAAAGGACCGTGCAGCTTTTCAAATGATCTGCGAAGCGGAAAAAAACGGCTTGCTGAATGAAAAGTCGACCATCATTGAACCGACTAGCGGCAATACCGGGATTGGACTGGCCATGAACGCGGCAGCCCGCGGATATAAAGCAATATTGGTTATGCCTGACACGATGTCCCAGGAACGGATTAACCTGTTAAAAGCATATGGGGCAGAGGTTGTTCTAACTCCCGGAGATGAAAAAATGCCCGGGGCCATTAAAAAAGCACAGGAACTTACTGAGCAAATTGAAAACAGCTATATGCCCATGCAATTTGATAATGCGGCGAATCCGGATGCGCACAGAACGACCACCGCGGTTGAAATTCTGGAAGCCATGAAGGAAGCCGGCATGAAGCTAAGTGCATTTGTCGCGACATCAGGAACAGGGGGGACCATTACAGGAACGGGAGAGGAGCTGAAAAAACAGCTGAAGGACCTTACTGTTCATGTAGTAGAGCCTGCCGGTTCTCCTGTTCTATCCGGCGGAAAGCCGGGCAAGCATAAACTTGTCGGAACAAGTCCGGGGTTCATTCCATCCATATTGAATGAAGACGTTTATGATGAAATTTTCCGTATCGAGGACGAAGAGGCCTACACGACAGCGAGAAGACTGGCGAAAGAAGAAGGGATTCTTGTCGGGCCCTCATCCGGTGCAGCATGTTTCGCGGCAATCGAGGTAGCAAAACGGCTTAGCCCCGAGGATACCGTTGTATGCATCGCCTGCGATACGGGGGAACGGTACTTGTCGACTGATTTATTTTCTTTGTAATCGGGCATGAAAGATGCCAGACTACAGACCCATGCACCAGGCTCTTTTTCTTTTCTTACCCCAGCCTGCGCTGCTGGCAAACGAGGTGCGTGAAAAGTCCTGAAGAGAGAAAATGATTGAACTCAAAACCCCCTGATCGCATCGTGTCTGAGCATCAGGGGGTTTTGGTTTTTTGAACAATCCTGGTATAGGCTGATTGGAGCGGAAGGTGGCTGACTCCGATGGAATTAGCGGGACAGCTGAGACCCCACAGTCACGGAGCAGGCTTCTCATAGCCTGTGCTCAAGGATGAGAAAGGCTGCCTGGAGCGGAAACCAGCCAAATAAAACGAGATAAAAAGGCTGGAAGTTTTTAATGTGGCTTACTGGACAGCCCCTTCGCCTGTTTAGATCTTCAAGCGTTCTTCCACAAAATTCCCCATCCACAGACAGACATCCCATAAATCAGCCAATGGCTCCTGCGTGAAGGGCACGGTATGCATGTAACCTGGAGGGCCGTATTCAGGCGTAAAGCTTAAGAATCGTGCTTCTCTTTGTCGGTGTATTTCCGCAATCTTCCTCCACCATCCCGCATGGAGGTCAAGCTCTTTCTTATATTCCGGTGCTCTTGGATCAGGTATTTGCGGGCCCTGACTGAAACCCACCCGCGTATGGATATGGACCGTTCTTTGAATGGCGAGCTTTAGCCGCTCCGTTTGGTTCTCGAGCAATGACTCACACACACATGCCCAATGACTGAAATCCGCCGTTATGCTTAAGTCTTCTACATCCTTAAGCAGCCGCTCTGTCGTCCAAGGGGTGAACATAGCTCTCCCCCGGTGTGTTTCATGTCCAATCAGAATTTGTGCCTGTTTTTCAATTTGGACAGCCTTCGTAAAAAAAACCAGCTGGTCTTCATATGTCATATCATCCTTCGCACTTTGAGCATTGATTAAGAGCGGCTGAAACTCCATTGCATCTGTGACCTGCTTTTCAAATTGACTTAGATCCTCTGCAAAAATTTGAGCAACGTAATCAAGCTGATGCTCCTGAAGCAGTTCCCTAAACTCCCTTTGCTGTCCTGGAGGAGGCAGGGGGGATTCAATCCCGCTGTAACCTGCCTCTGAGACAGCTTTGAACTGCTGGCTGAGCGAACCATTCATCCCCCACAGAGATTTGATTTTTTTCAACTTCATTTTGACTTGGAGTAAACAAGGGGGTTCAGCGGGCTATCTACTAAATCGCCTGTTTTCAATCCAGGCATCCACTGCTTTAAATCATTTTCCCTTGCTTCATGATCAATTTCCGAAACCGTCGTACCATCAGCCATATAAATTATGGTCATAACTTCTCTTGTACGGTCCGTTGGATTGCCAGGCGCACTGTGAAGTGTCCATCCATAATGGAAGGTAGCATCGCCTGCGTTCATTCCACCGTACGTCACTGTTTCTAAGCCCTCTGCCTCAATATAATCGCCAAGCGTCCGATGAGACTCGTCCGAGATTCCAAGCTTGCTGATGTATCCGCGTTTATGGGATTCCGAGGCGAACGACATAGAACCCATTTCATCTGATACATCCACGAGCGGCATCCACATGGTAATCGTTTTATTCGTGTCAATCGGCCAGTATGTCTGATCTTGATGCCATGGAGTATGTCCGCCGCCCGGCTCTTTAAACAATGCCTGGTCATGATAAATCCGGACCCCGTCAACACCAAGCAGATCGGCTGCGATTTTGGCAAACCTGCGCGCCATGACAAACTTCTTAACATCCTCTGATTGCTCCCAGAGATTCATAACCTGTATAAAGGCTTTGCCGTACGTATCCCTTTCAGATAAAGGCGCAAGCTTTTCAGTATGCTCAATCGTACTTTGATAAATTACATCACGATAGGCTTTCATTTCTTCCTGTGAGGCAGCTCCCCGCAGACAAATATGTCCTTTATCCTGGTATTCCTGAATTTGATTCTGAGTAAGTTTGTAATCTCCGGTTAGGTCCGGAAGCGTTTCCAATTGGTTTTTCAAAACAATCCCCCATTTCATCATTTTACAGACCGTTATGCCTGTTAATGTCATCATAAGGCATGATGAATGGGTGAAGTTCTTTATTATTGCGCGTGGATGTGCGTTTTCTTGATGTTTTTGATTGTCTCTTGTTTTACACTAGTATAATGACACCCAACCTGGAAAGGATGATGTATCTATGGATGCCGTTAGAGAGTCGCACAGCTTCGATCCGCTGTTTCCTTTTGTATATTTTCACCACTTAAGAGGAAATCCGGAGCAGGAGCCGCGTTTATCCCATTTTCACGATTGGTATGAAATCGTATTTGTCCTCGACGGACAAGGTACCTTTTTTATCGATAAAGAGTTTTTTCCAATGAAAAAAAATGACCTTTTCCTTATACCGGGAAATGTCATTCATC is a window encoding:
- the thpR gene encoding RNA 2',3'-cyclic phosphodiesterase, whose amino-acid sequence is MGIHYFLAVRIPVRQSEAIHHFIRGKDRLSFKRWVHPLDYHITLAFLGEPPEDSHLIHLMGALADKIEGKFPPFSLEFESIHTFGHQDSPRILWLGVQASDALADLREQIYSQCIKNGFKLDSKPFVPHITLARKWDSKAPYTGVQAGDGLKIPPFEAASFELLQTHPERTPKYETVRSFQLMKAGSK
- a CDS encoding CidA/LrgA family protein; amino-acid sequence: MKYSTIALQTAVLFGFSLAGMLIQKLTHLKVPGSIIGMILLFALLRAGWVKTEWIREGSSFLLKNLTLLFVPGTVGLIQYLHLFEGKGILSLAAALISTFLVMSLSSWGTEQLLERKAAKHGEEGTEI
- a CDS encoding phytanoyl-CoA dioxygenase family protein, coding for MKNQLETLPDLTGDYKLTQNQIQEYQDKGHICLRGAASQEEMKAYRDVIYQSTIEHTEKLAPLSERDTYGKAFIQVMNLWEQSEDVKKFVMARRFAKIAADLLGVDGVRIYHDQALFKEPGGGHTPWHQDQTYWPIDTNKTITMWMPLVDVSDEMGSMSFASESHKRGYISKLGISDESHRTLGDYIEAEGLETVTYGGMNAGDATFHYGWTLHSAPGNPTDRTREVMTIIYMADGTTVSEIDHEARENDLKQWMPGLKTGDLVDSPLNPLVYSKSK
- the cysK gene encoding cysteine synthase A produces the protein MDVANNMADLIGRTPLVKLNRLAPEGGAQIYLKLEFFNPSKSVKDRAAFQMICEAEKNGLLNEKSTIIEPTSGNTGIGLAMNAAARGYKAILVMPDTMSQERINLLKAYGAEVVLTPGDEKMPGAIKKAQELTEQIENSYMPMQFDNAANPDAHRTTTAVEILEAMKEAGMKLSAFVATSGTGGTITGTGEELKKQLKDLTVHVVEPAGSPVLSGGKPGKHKLVGTSPGFIPSILNEDVYDEIFRIEDEEAYTTARRLAKEEGILVGPSSGAACFAAIEVAKRLSPEDTVVCIACDTGERYLSTDLFSL
- a CDS encoding sugar phosphate isomerase/epimerase, with translation MNGSLSQQFKAVSEAGYSGIESPLPPPGQQREFRELLQEHQLDYVAQIFAEDLSQFEKQVTDAMEFQPLLINAQSAKDDMTYEDQLVFFTKAVQIEKQAQILIGHETHRGRAMFTPWTTERLLKDVEDLSITADFSHWACVCESLLENQTERLKLAIQRTVHIHTRVGFSQGPQIPDPRAPEYKKELDLHAGWWRKIAEIHRQREARFLSFTPEYGPPGYMHTVPFTQEPLADLWDVCLWMGNFVEERLKI
- a CDS encoding LrgB family protein, translating into MMTALVSFAGTILCFKLLQKLHSRFPSPFLLPILTSTAMLIIVLLLTGTSYQSYMKGGSYISMFLGPAVTALAFPLHEQWDRLKQHILLLAGACLAGTLMGLFSGMYMAILFGMNPEIVRSLLPKSVTAPVAMDIASLIHGIPALAAVYVMAAGISGSMFGPYVMKKLKIRHAMAVGIGFGAASHGVGTAKALEYGEEAGAVSSAAMTFSAIFASLLCPQIASILL